The Hordeum vulgare subsp. vulgare chromosome 7H, MorexV3_pseudomolecules_assembly, whole genome shotgun sequence DNA window GtaaaataaaaaggattaaccaaGGAACAGTGGAAGAGATTTTTAGAAAATGGGAGTTGTGGGGACATATTTTGGAAATTGAAAAGATAAAATACTAGAAGGAGAGTGGTGATGGATAATGTTCATCCCTTTGTATAGCCTGTTGAGTCATAACGTGGGAAAGATATGCATACCATAAAGTAAAATCATAACTGTTCACGTATACAAATAGCACTGGTAACCTTTAAGTATAATAGGAAGAGTGGCCTCCTGAACCGCAGTCATCCGTTCATAACCAGCAGCTTTAACACCTTTTAACGTCGCAGGAGAGAGGGAACATTCATCAAACCTGTGATGTAAAACGAAAGAAAATCCAACAGGACAGGGCATTAGAGATTAAAAGGTTGATAGCTGCGTTATCAGCACATATGCTCTTAAATCTCAATACATGTCTGCAACTATTTAGAAACAATGCAGATGGCCAATTAGCGATCATAAGGACGTAATAAGCCAAAACAATCCGACCATAATGATAGcacatattttatttttcttatcaCATGGTGGGGTCACAAAATAACATCTTAAAAACTAAGAAAAGAATCATTAAGCAACTCAAATTATGGTATGGTTGTGAAAATAGACACTACCTCCATTTTTGTTTTTCATATGTCCATTCACTGTTGCAAGTAAGTGGATTGTTATTGACAAGTCATCATGATTTAAAATGTGCATCCTTTGTGCACTTCCAGTACAGAAGTAAACTAATGCAGCTAGATGAAATCAATCCTGATTAAGTGAGTCACTAAGAAGATAATGATACTTGGATGGTAGTCAATAACAGTTTCTAGTAGAGCATGACTCTGAACAAGATATATTTTCTTCACTGGCCTAAGGTCCTAAAAATTATTAGAATTAAGGATAACTTCCAATACAAAGCCAACTAATGCATCTATATGAAATCAAACCAGATTAAGATAGTGATACTTGAATAGTAGTCAGTAACGGTTTCTAGTAGTGCATGACTATGAATAAGATACATTTCCTTCACTGGCCTAATGTCCTACATTGATCAGAATTGAGGATAGAACAATACTGAAGTTTCTCATAACCCACCCCACATCCAAAGGATCATGGAACCTGATGAAAACACACCCAACAACAGGCAAATACTAAATATCTGTTTGCACTTCCAAGGATAGGAGGCTGCGGCCAAGTTGAGGCAGCTATAGAAGTTCTTATTAACTTCGCATATGATAACTAAGTAGAGTGTTAATTGGGATGAAAGCACTCTATTTGTTAAACTAACATTTAGGCAAATATCACAAAAGTGAATAAGAAAGACCCGAGATACCAAGCAGCCATTCACGCGCTTCACAACTCAAATATATGCACGACCTAACATATCTATCCTATGCACGGATATATGATCACAAAGTAACAATCTAACTAGTTGCCATAGAGAAAAGAAAACAATACACAACACATACAGAAACATTCCATAACAATGGCAGGATATATTTATTGTGAATTAGAGAAAGGTTGAGCAAGAGCTACCTTCTCTGACTCAAATACGAATCAGCACCACCATTATCTCTTGTGCCCAATACACTCTCCTGTTCAACCGACTCAGAAGAGACAGATTTCTTAGCTGCACTGTTCAATAAATCCTCCTGGCCAGAATCATCACCAGAGAGATCATCCTCAAAACCTGATGGCCTATCATCCTCATCAACTTCCTCTGACTCACTATCATCCTCTGATGAACCAGAATCAGATATTTTCCAACCCTTTGACCGTCGATCACCAAAATCAACATCCCTGACTTTACCCCCTCTACGTGATCCCAAACTCCCCAACTTTTTTGCTCCCCCACCATGATCATGCCTTCCACCAGAAGCTCCAAACTCAatcgcatcatcatcatcatcatcatcatcatcctcgtcgtcgaaatCACTTTCCGTACCTCCTCTGCGTGACAAACTTGACATCCTTCCACCACGGCCACGAATTCCCCTGGGAGACCCAAAACCAACTTTGTCACCACTGTCATCCTCTTCATCATCCAGATCGCTTCCCCTGCCTCCTCTGCTTGACAAACCTAATGTCCGTCCACCACGGCCTCGTCTTCCCCTGGGAGACCCAAAGCCAACTTCTTCACCGCTGTCATCCTCGCCATCATCCAGGTCGCTTCCCATGCGTCCTCTGCCTGACAAACCTGATGTCCTTCCACCACGACCTCGTCTTCCCCTGGGAGACCCAAACCCAGACTCTTCATCATCCAAATCACCATACCTCCCTCCCCTGTGTGACACACTCAATGCCCTCCCGCCCCGGCCGTGCTGACCCCTCGAAGACCGAAACCCAGCCTCATCAACAAAAtcacctcccctccctcctctctgTGAAAACCCTGAAGACATCCCGCCCCGCCCTCGCCTTCCCCTCCCAGAACCAAACCCAGACTCACCATCATCACTGAGATCAGAACTCGCCACCCTCCCCCTTCGATCAGAGCCAGGCCTATCACCCCCGAATCGACCACCACGGCTATCGCTGCCAAATCGACCACCACGGCTATCGCTGCCAAATCGACCACCATGGCTATCGCTGCCAAATCGACCACCACGCCTATCGCCACCGAATCGACCACCACGCCTATCGCTGTCGAACCGACCACCACGCCTCTCGCCGCCGAAATCACCGCCATCAAACCTCGACCTCGTCGGCGGTCCCCCCGAATCCCTCCCTCTTCGGCCTCCCCTGGAGGCAGCGGGGTTGCGAGTGGAGGCCTCGCGCTCGTCGCCGCTGCTGATGCCAAGGTTGAAGGAGTCGGCCTTGATGTCGCTGACCCAGTCGCTGAGGTCGGCCTCGTCCTCGATTAGGCTCCGCGCGGCGCCGCCGGTGCGCGAGGAGAGGAAGCGCGTGCTGATGGGAACGGCGGCACCATTTCCCGGCGGGATCGGGTGTAGGTGGGAGAGATAATCAGAACGGCGGGCCGCGGAGAAGGAGCCTGCCGCGGCGCGGCGGAGGAAGCCAAGCAGGTGGTTGCGGCCTCGCATGGCGGAGGTGCGGGATTGAGTTTAGGGTTTAAGGGGGAGACGGCGGCGTCTCGGGGCTTATGGCATTTTGGGGAGGCTTTAGGTTCAGGTTGTCAAGAGGGAATGCTGATCAGAGATTCTCTGAGCGAGTTGAAGTTGATTTTTGGTGAGCTCTCGTGGCCGTCCGATTCTCAGATCTGAAAGAAGTCGCTTCATTTTTCTCTCCGGGAGCAATAAAAT harbors:
- the LOC123407193 gene encoding DEAD-box ATP-dependent RNA helicase 31; the encoded protein is MRGRNHLLGFLRRAAAGSFSAARRSDYLSHLHPIPPGNGAAVPISTRFLSSRTGGAARSLIEDEADLSDWVSDIKADSFNLGISSGDEREASTRNPAASRGGRRGRDSGGPPTRSRFDGGDFGGERRGGRFDSDRRGGRFGGDRRGGRFGSDSHGGRFGSDSRGGRFGSDSRGGRFGGDRPGSDRRGRVASSDLSDDGESGFGSGRGRRGRGGMSSGFSQRGGRGGDFVDEAGFRSSRGQHGRGGRALSVSHRGGRYGDLDDEESGFGSPRGRRGRGGRTSGLSGRGRMGSDLDDGEDDSGEEVGFGSPRGRRGRGGRTLGLSSRGGRGSDLDDEEDDSGDKVGFGSPRGIRGRGGRMSSLSRRGGTESDFDDEDDDDDDDDDAIEFGASGGRHDHGGGAKKLGSLGSRRGGKVRDVDFGDRRSKGWKISDSGSSEDDSESEEVDEDDRPSGFEDDLSGDDSGQEDLLNSAAKKSVSSESVEQESVLGTRDNGGADSYLSQRRFDECSLSPATLKGVKAAGYERMTAVQEATLPIILKGKDVLAKARTGTGKTVAFLLPAIEVVSKLPPHDHDKKRPPISVIVVCPTRELADQAAAEANKLLKFHPSIGVQLVIGGTRMALEQKRMHTNPCQILVATPGRLKDHMENTPGFATRLMGVKFLILDEADRLLDMGFRTDIERIVAALPKQRQTLLFSATVPDEVRQVCHVAMKRDLEFVNTVQEGSEETHSQVKQMHLVAPLDKQFSILYGLLTDHISENVDYKVIVFCTTAKVTSLVAELLSELKLNVREIHSRKPQSYRTRISKEFKESKGLILVSSDVSARGVDYPNVTLVLQLGVPSDREQYIHRLGRTGRKGNEGSGVLLLAPWEEYFLRSIKDLPITEATLPLIDLDTKRKVEKALAHVEVKDKESAYQAWLGYYNSNKQIGRDKYQLVSLANEFSRSLGLNNPPALTKLILKKMGLSNIPGLRSK